aaaaaagtGCACATCTTGcaattaaaattgcataagTGAATCTCAAcctctattatttttttctctttttttttcttttttcccttttttactAAATCCCtttgacttttgacttttcaaaaaattccatattttacACTATACTAGGTCATCTTATCATAATTACCCTAGCATAATACTTCTTTCCAGATCCTCAGAGTTCAATTAGATGTTCATGGCACATTACCCGTCTGCTAAATCTTTAAAATGTGATTTAATCTGAACATATTGTGAATTTTGCAGCTTCGACACAATTAACCGGATGTACTGGGATCCTCCAGTAATGGACAAGGATCAAGCATAGCAGCGGAGGTGGGCAGCCATCTCAAGGTCTCGTCtgtaaaatatgggttttgacccagtcaaagaaaaaaatgaaaaaggtagAAGCTACAGCAAAGAGAGAGGAATCGAGAGTTTTcgggagagagggaaaagagaagagagagagagaggaagaaaataaaaaaaaaaaaaaggaaacaaaagaaaagggaagagataAAAGGAAGGAAAGCCCACGTTCGGGcaccagaaagaaaaaaagaaagaaaagaagaagaagaagaagagaaaagggaaaaaaaaaggaaaagggtttGGCACATGCATGCAGAATGCCTCGCTCAAGCCGACTCTACTTCAACGCAGCAGCCAGTAAAAGATTAGGCCCCTCGTTCGTCCAATTGAAGTTATTTATGAGTTTAGGGCTCAAATTCGGAATTGTTGAAAAATCAAGTGGCGAAATCcgattttggagtcgttgagtTGTGTATTTTTGTGGGAGAGCgatagtttagggtgttgtaaagccgtgggattttacggatcgtgatttgagcttgtgattttgtccgaaacaaaatttcaaagtttcccgcGCACAGTGTACGGAACGCGTCCAACAGCTTTGGGGCCGTATTTTGTCAtctttcggcttgattttgggaaggTGAAGTTGGGATGTTATATGtgtcaagggctctctattgactataaatTCGTTTGGATCGGGGTTTGGAGGAGGAAGTTAAGGCGTGATCAAGTTTTGTGTTTAATCTTCACGTTGTGAATCGCTAAACAATCGCTTTAGTTATGTAATTTGTTAGTGCGTAGAAGTCATTTTGTTAGGAGTTAAGGCATAAGTTAGTCATTTCGTAGTTAAGATAAGGGTTTTATTAGATTATTTTTGATAGGGCCTTGAGTTCGATGATAAAGTACGTTTGTCGTTTGGTTGTAACTTGacgaggtgagtggtactatatcttctttggtttttgaaaattcatgtcttgaagtatatatgCATATACATTTAATTGAGGAGAGCATTTTTATGCATAAAAgccagatcgagcaattgctaTTCCTTGGTTGATTATGAATGTTTGAAAAGCGTGTTATACAAAGTAAGtggagaaatatatatttatatatatgaaattgcttttgcgattgatttatgaaatgtttatagtgatttgaaaaattgatatgaaatggatgatgggttATGCtgcaaatgttatttgtttggtttaataTATTGATTTCTGAATTGGATTTCTAGTATTGGAggatggttatttatgctcaatatgactgtgaacctactgaggggtttttggggtatgcatatcaggtttaggatatccttctgggCCAGCCATtggctttgtaggtggagaccttgccaaggggaaaagcttggtcgccttgtcacaaggcGTTGTGTCATGACCATGGTGCAATATTGAGCAATAGATTAATCAATGGATGGACCATTGATGTGTGATATTTGATGGAGAGATTATTCAATGCACTTGACCATTGacacttgacttttgatggtgatttaaatgagttttccatattagtataaagcTTTAATGATATCAAATAACTcttatatgatttgatatgtatttatatattgagttggcaTTATAAGGTTTGGTATtactttgtatacatgcatagtggttgttcgatctgcttagaagatatgtattaCTCAGGCTGTTGTTGCTCATTCCCTCCCCCTTTAATCTTTCAAGTTCCTTGGTTAGCGGTGAATAGAGCGAGTGCGTGCCATCGGTGGGAAACTTTTTGGGAGTTCTATTTTTAGGTATGGTCAAAGGAAATGGTGTACATATTCTTTGCTAGTGGTTGGATTATGCGAGTTCtaattgtatattttttttggtggattatagaaactcgaTGTTGCAACCAATCTGTTGGTCTATCTGATATGTATATATGATTTGATATATATGTATGAGTTGTTATTAAGTTGTTGGTTGTATTTGAGGCCGCGTCCTTCGTgtggaaggacggccgtgtcatccccattctttgtGATTTTGGGGTGACATCTTTTGAATTCACAAGAAGAAGGGCATGACATCGTCAGTCATGGTCAACAATCCTAGTAGGAAGGGCCAGCTGCTTGTGGAGGTATGGACAAGTTATCATGTCGAGATCCTGTTTAATACCATTTTGTATCTAGATTCGTTGAATGGTTGAAGTGATGAAGGCAGTTAGACTTCAGTATTAGTTGAGACAATTGTACTTGCATTGAATTAGTATTTGTTGGAATTAGTTTTGTTGGTCAGTGGAGCTGCACGCGTTCTTTATGGTGGACTTTAGAACTTTGTTTTTGTAACCAATTTGCTATTTTATCAGATATGCAgatgaatataaattttgataacAAGTTAATATTGCTTTGTGTATGAGGCTGCATCCTTCAGGAATAAGGATATCCGTGCCATTTTTCCTTGTACTTGTAAAGTTGGGGCAAGACAAATAGCGGACAGAGTTTAGTCATCAAATTTCTAGACACTAAAAGGAGAGCTCTCTGGTCAATTAAAACACTCAATTTGGATCGCAAGGTTTAGTGCTGGGGTATATTGAGACCGATCCTCAAAGTTTGTACAATAAGTAGTGTGTCTATCACAAGTGGACTTCATGCAAGTAAATCATAATCGAATTGAACCTGATGTGGATTTATCAAGagaaattcgaatttaattcGACAAACTGAACATAGACACAACTTGATAAGTTGTGGCCCCCTTCTTTTTACCAAAAGCAATGCCATCATAATGAGTTTGGAAAGAAGCAAGACATGTGAGAGGAAAATCAAATATGATGCCATAACACAAGCTAACAGTCCTAAATTTGTCATTATAGAGATCGCCACATCAACTTTGAGAGCTCTAATGGATGAAATCTAAAGAGATGGTGAAACTCGTTACCCATTTAGAACTTAAGAGTAGTAGTTACCATCACAGTGAGGTCAAAGAGATTCAAATGTTTTCACAGCTTGAAGGGCATGCGATCATATTTTGGCTATTTCTTGTTTCAGTCTTATGTCCAATGTGGCTCTCTGAATGTTTTTTTCACTTGTGGTCCTGTTAATATATCTAATGAAAAGATTAAGCCGTCATATTTCGTGTGCACACCAACACCTTCAATGAAGCTTTTACACATTTTTGTACTCTCTACTTGGACTCGCTTATTCTGAAATGAGGAAGTACAGATTCACCATTCTCGCCATTGCCACTGGAGAAGTAATACTTAAGGTAGTCTGTGAAAGTGGTCTCTCTGTACATGGGTGGATTGTTCTCATCGAGAAGCTCCTTTATTGGCCCATCCGGCTTCGACTTCTGCATCTCTCCTGGTACAAGGAAGCATGCGGCTGACACCCACGGCCCGGCCTTCCTGGCAAGGACCCGGTGCTCCACGCTCTTGAACTTGTCGTTGCTAACAAGCTGCATCAACAAATCAGGCAAAAGGAGAATCATTCTTTGACACAAATATAACTCGACCTTATTCGAATTGGAAACATATGTGGTAAATGACAAATGTGAATGATCTTTGTGCCTGCATGGAGTCTCCGATGTTGGCTAGGATTGCTCCAGGCACTGGGCACACATCAATCCACTGGTTTTGGTGGCGGACTTGGAGGCCACCATGGTGATTTTGGACGAGGAGTGAGAAATGAGGCATCTGAGCGATTGGTTGTGCCTATAGTTAGCTCTGGCTCAGGACAAATTGGGTAGTAATTGCCTGCTATTCTCTTGGATTCCATCCATTCAATGTCACCAAGATAGTCTGAATCAAGCCATAATGCCTCGGATAGCAGTTCAGACAGAGatatcttcaatttttcaatgtgTCTTTCATACTCGAAAACCGGCTCTCTGCAGAGGAGCGGAAAAAGCATCATGAACgcatcttccttttcttctcattttaaCACAGTACATGGTTGCGGTTCTGGTTTTGGTTTTGTCGAGACTTTCACAATGGACTCTTGACCCACTGAAGATGTGTTCGGGGATTCGAAAACACCTTATGCTTGTTGAAGTAATAGACATTTATTTTGTACGTAAAATGAAAGATAAGAGAGTTAGGTAAATGAAGGAAGAGGGAAGAAATTTGACCGAGGGCTCGTACGGTGTTAGAATGCGAATGAACAGTCAAACGTCCTAAAAGTTTACAATGAAAGTGTATGACGCAATTCGGACGTTCTTATCTGCACAGTCCTCCAGGAAGACTGAAGGCTTAACATGTGGGAGTCCAAATACATGTGGAAATAATAATTGAACCCAAGCGTATACAGAAGGGGAAGTTATAAATAGATGAAAGAAGTATGAAGCATCAAAAACGAGATATCTTGCCCTGATACTGTATTGAATTTATAACGAAAACtgttctctttccctttcaaaaTAACATAGAAAGACGATATAAATAGTGTATCAATCATGATTCGGACGTGCATAGAAGAGGGACTGCCTTTGGGTCTAGCACTCCACGCGAGAAATCAAAATACACGGTGTCCTTCAAGTTGCTGCTTTGGACCTAAACAAGTCTCCATTGCTGTGGTACCTAAATTTCTTTGCATCATCTCCTGAGTACCACTCTCTCTTCACGCCCTCAGGCTGCTCGTGGAACTGCTTGACAGCTTCCAGCATGCCATCCATCACATCGTCCGGGATTCCGTGGTTGATCATCTGGAAAAAGCCCCACATCTCCGACGCTCTTCAGAGGTCGTTGATCAAGTCTCACGGCCGGGAATCCTGATAGCTCATCATGTCAATGACTGGGACCTCGAGGCCGGCGGCAGCCCCATCAGTGTCGGGGGACAAGTCGCGCAGATTCTGGGGTGGGTGTATGAAGAGCCTGGGGACCTTGGTCACGCCCGAGTCTACAAGGCCTTTGACTCCGTCTTTGGTCTCGTCGAATTCCTTTGCTTCTTTCGCTCCGTCGTAGTGTGGTCCGCTATAGGTAATGGGCTCTCCATGACAGGGCAAGGTTTGCATCTTTGTAAGGGAAACTTTGAAGCCCATTAAGGcgttttgagttttctttttggcgAGGCTACATGACCATAGATATTCTGCAAAACATGGAGAGCCGGTAGGTGCCAATCGCATCGACATGGAGAGCCGGTATGGAGAGCCGGTAGGTGCCAATCACATCGACATGGAGAGCCGGTAGGTGTCAGTCACTTCGACTCAGAACGAAAGATACTCTCATCACCGGGTAGAGGAAGCATTTCATTCTATAGTTCCGTCACTTATTTTGACATCAAACTTCCCGCTGCAGCAAATTGAGACACTGGTTTCGATTTGGTGGAGTTGGTAAGAAAAGAGACTTGatgggtaaaaaattaataagtacaaggactaaattacaatctTTTAAATTCActtatgcaattttaattgCAAGATGTgaactctctttctttttttttctcaatattcgATATTAATTATGACGAATCTTGCATCGCATCTAAAACTGGAGGTGCTTGAAGATGTAACTACAGCTTGAGACGATGATAAGCGCCAAAACGTAATGCCAATCGATTGAAGAATATAGTGACTCTGATACTCCACTTTGCATTAGAAGAATTAACTTTGACACTGACTTGTTTTGGACGAGTGCATTTTATTGCACAAACCGAAACCAGTAGTTACAAAGTCCTTCCACAAGCTCAGATACACGATAGAACCAGTCATGACACTCTCGTTCAGGAATTTTCCACAGCTCTTCTCCATTTGGGGTCGCTTATCCTGAAATGAGGAAGTGTCGAAGTGGCTAGGCCATGGGATCTGGCGCATGCGACGTATTCCGAGAGAGAGGTCTCTTTGTATATAGGCGGATTGTTTTCAGAGAGAAGCTCCTTTATTGGCCCAAGAGGTCTGTTTTCCTGTCTTGCTTGGGGCGAGAGCACGCGACCGAAATCCTCGGTCCGACCTGCCCTGAAAGCACTCGGTGCTCCACGCTTTTGAACTTGCCGTTGGTAACAAGCTGCAACCATTGAATTAGGCCAGAAAAGGAGTTATGACTTCAAAGATTGTGGTAAAGATGGATGCCAAGAGAAAGGCATAGAAATTAGTGTGTTTCCGT
The sequence above is drawn from the Eucalyptus grandis isolate ANBG69807.140 chromosome 11, ASM1654582v1, whole genome shotgun sequence genome and encodes:
- the LOC120289907 gene encoding 1-aminocyclopropane-1-carboxylate oxidase homolog 1-like, whose product is MWGFFQMINHGIPDDVMDGMLEAVKQFHEQPEGVKREWYSGDDAKKFREPVFEYERHIEKLKISLSELLSEALWLDSDYLGDIEWMESKRIAGNYYPICPEPELTIGTTNRSDASFLTPRPKSPWWPPSPPPKPLVSNDKFKSVEHRVLARKAGPWVSAACFLVPGEMQKSKPDGPIKELLDENNPPMYRETTFTDYLKYYFSSGNGENGESVLPHFRISESK